The following are from one region of the Rhodopirellula sp. P2 genome:
- a CDS encoding DUF1559 domain-containing protein — protein MVQQDSRRAGFTLVELLVVIAIIGVLVGLLLPAVQAAREAARRMSCSNNFKQLGLAMHNYHAAYNKLPLLGTGTHPPTGTNTWSGLTNSNNMRLSALVGMLPFIEQQGLWEQISNPLLLRTDGSATNNPGGTIPWPAMGPTPQNIQYPPWASEVAAFRCPSDPGRGLPALGRTNYVACTGDSTINNRDGYLNVSAGAQVPYVATSGTSERANASMRGTFVMRKQTAFRDILDGTSNTIAMGEIATDLGDKDVRTIGGRLAGNNNTAPFYEDPLYCRNTVPGIDPERPSFWAVTTNGSADGRGFRWAEAVPLFGQCTTIRPPNKELCGMSGSDRNLSATMSSRHQGGVHVVMADGAVKFITDSIESGNQSMGNVRTGRTGPRAPGSASPYGLWGSLGTRGSREVISESF, from the coding sequence ATGGTTCAGCAAGATTCGCGTCGAGCGGGATTCACGCTCGTCGAATTGCTTGTGGTGATTGCGATCATTGGTGTCCTTGTTGGGCTGCTGTTGCCCGCAGTTCAGGCTGCTCGTGAGGCAGCTCGACGAATGAGTTGTAGCAATAATTTCAAGCAACTTGGCTTGGCGATGCACAACTACCACGCCGCATACAATAAGTTGCCACTGCTCGGCACTGGAACGCACCCCCCCACAGGCACAAACACTTGGTCAGGTCTGACCAATAGCAACAACATGCGGTTGAGTGCTTTGGTAGGGATGTTGCCGTTCATCGAGCAGCAAGGCTTGTGGGAGCAAATCAGCAACCCGTTGTTGCTCCGAACGGACGGTTCAGCGACGAACAATCCTGGCGGAACGATTCCCTGGCCCGCGATGGGGCCAACTCCCCAGAACATTCAGTATCCACCATGGGCTTCGGAAGTCGCAGCTTTTCGCTGCCCAAGCGATCCGGGCCGAGGGTTGCCCGCACTCGGGCGGACGAACTATGTCGCCTGCACAGGTGATTCCACCATCAACAACCGCGACGGCTACTTGAATGTCAGTGCGGGGGCTCAGGTGCCATATGTGGCCACCTCCGGCACCTCGGAACGAGCCAATGCATCGATGCGAGGAACGTTTGTCATGCGAAAACAAACCGCGTTCCGAGACATTCTCGACGGCACGTCCAACACCATTGCCATGGGCGAGATTGCCACTGACTTGGGAGACAAAGACGTCCGCACGATCGGAGGTCGTTTGGCTGGTAACAACAACACGGCACCGTTCTACGAAGATCCGTTGTATTGCCGCAACACGGTGCCAGGGATCGATCCGGAGCGTCCTTCGTTCTGGGCGGTCACCACAAACGGCTCGGCTGACGGACGCGGTTTCCGCTGGGCCGAGGCTGTGCCGCTCTTTGGTCAGTGCACCACCATTCGCCCACCCAACAAAGAGCTTTGTGGCATGAGTGGCTCCGACAGAAACTTGTCAGCCACGATGTCCAGTCGTCACCAAGGCGGCGTGCACGTCGTGATGGCCGATGGTGCTGTGAAGTTCATCACCGACTCGATCGAGTCAGGCAACCAGAGCATGGGCAATGTTCGGACTGGGCGAACCGGTCCACGGGCCCCAGGTTCAGCCAGCCCCTATGGATTGTGGGGATCACTTGGTACCCGTGGTTCACGAGAAGTGATCAGTGAAAGCTTCTGA
- a CDS encoding apiosidase-like domain-containing protein, which yields MNAASATAANAAEVVTECQPWQEVQLDFLAERGTANPYTDVEAWVDFTHDDGTAIRRQMFWDGGNTFRVRFASPLASGHWHWQSADRDNDAGLHGKTGSFQVSQSKPETPTVFTQHGFWSVPQGGRNLIHADGTARLLCADTAWALPWRATVDQVKTYAKDRQDKGYNATLLMTVQPDLKTKGPRSRTEAKGFDVGFEDLPQGTLTKLNPEYFQTFDRLVDVLTSHGIAPVYQPVFHGYGWKGGGTAGNVVSADDYARYCRYLVARYGARPAIWLVGGDGPAEKGSIVKQLDLAGTQIEKWDAYQQPTGIHYSPHAKNRTHQDKAWLDFQWCQTGHGGEHLAERVADMWRNVPVKAVANGEPTYENIGRKGNGAGWWQGHEAWCNLTAGGTMGVVYGAGSLWQWRLDANEPGHANWCTAPGAGWREALDFEGSKYPGIAAKIFEGLPLANMEPNWDCTYGRRGLLVPGKLFVLYLPEGGNSAILCQDVPRSYRVYDPKTGKVMAEGTLEDKETAQAKSDSAGEPRVLVFTAD from the coding sequence GTGAATGCTGCCAGTGCGACTGCTGCCAACGCGGCCGAAGTCGTGACGGAATGTCAGCCGTGGCAGGAAGTCCAACTCGACTTCTTGGCTGAGCGGGGAACCGCCAATCCCTACACGGACGTGGAGGCTTGGGTTGATTTCACTCACGACGATGGGACGGCCATCCGCCGCCAGATGTTTTGGGATGGTGGGAACACCTTTCGTGTCCGATTTGCATCGCCGCTTGCATCCGGCCATTGGCATTGGCAATCGGCAGATCGCGACAACGATGCAGGATTGCATGGGAAAACCGGATCGTTCCAAGTGAGCCAGTCAAAGCCGGAGACACCCACCGTGTTCACGCAACATGGTTTTTGGAGTGTTCCCCAAGGGGGCCGGAACCTGATTCATGCTGACGGGACTGCGAGACTGCTGTGCGCGGACACGGCATGGGCGCTGCCATGGCGAGCAACGGTCGATCAAGTGAAAACGTATGCGAAGGATCGGCAGGACAAAGGGTACAACGCGACGTTGTTGATGACGGTGCAACCGGACCTGAAGACCAAAGGGCCGCGTTCTCGTACGGAAGCGAAAGGTTTCGATGTCGGCTTTGAAGATCTCCCCCAGGGGACGCTGACGAAACTGAATCCCGAATACTTTCAGACGTTTGACCGGTTGGTGGATGTGCTGACATCGCACGGCATCGCTCCTGTTTATCAACCTGTCTTTCATGGGTACGGATGGAAAGGTGGCGGCACGGCAGGCAACGTGGTCAGCGCCGATGACTACGCCCGTTATTGCCGCTATCTCGTCGCTCGCTATGGTGCCCGCCCCGCGATTTGGTTGGTGGGAGGAGACGGGCCAGCCGAGAAAGGCTCCATCGTCAAGCAGCTCGATTTGGCGGGAACGCAAATCGAGAAGTGGGACGCTTACCAGCAGCCAACCGGAATTCACTATTCGCCCCATGCAAAGAATCGCACGCATCAGGACAAAGCGTGGCTGGATTTTCAGTGGTGCCAGACGGGGCACGGGGGCGAGCACCTTGCCGAGCGAGTCGCTGACATGTGGCGAAACGTTCCTGTCAAAGCGGTCGCCAACGGCGAGCCGACTTATGAGAACATCGGTCGCAAAGGCAACGGAGCAGGTTGGTGGCAAGGGCATGAAGCGTGGTGCAATCTGACCGCCGGTGGCACGATGGGTGTGGTTTATGGAGCCGGCAGTTTGTGGCAGTGGCGGCTCGATGCCAACGAGCCCGGTCACGCGAATTGGTGCACCGCTCCAGGAGCAGGTTGGCGCGAAGCCCTCGACTTCGAAGGTTCCAAGTACCCCGGCATCGCCGCGAAAATTTTTGAGGGCTTGCCGCTTGCGAACATGGAACCGAATTGGGACTGCACTTATGGACGGCGCGGGTTGCTGGTGCCAGGGAAACTGTTCGTGTTGTATTTGCCCGAAGGTGGGAACTCGGCGATTCTCTGCCAGGACGTGCCGCGATCGTATCGAGTTTATGATCCGAAAACCGGAAAGGTCATGGCAGAGGGGACGCTCGAGGACAAAGAGACCGCCCAAGCCAAGAGTGACTCAGCGGGTGAGCCCCGCGTACTGGTGTTCACAGCGGACTGA
- a CDS encoding helix-turn-helix domain-containing protein — protein MRRLGKTARKVRSKLGLSQAKMAKELGISIVQLSKIENDHAMPSPNLIEKYREVANVDLYVMDWCEDPDMTTLPIAVREAAAELRNAWSQEFD, from the coding sequence ATGCGACGATTAGGAAAAACAGCCCGGAAAGTTCGATCCAAACTTGGGCTTTCGCAAGCCAAGATGGCGAAAGAGCTAGGTATTTCGATCGTTCAGCTCAGCAAGATTGAGAACGATCATGCGATGCCTTCACCAAATTTGATCGAGAAGTACCGCGAAGTTGCGAACGTCGATTTGTACGTGATGGATTGGTGCGAGGATCCCGACATGACGACGTTGCCAATAGCGGTTCGTGAAGCAGCAGCAGAATTGCGGAACGCTTGGTCTCAGGAATTTGATTGA
- a CDS encoding reverse transcriptase family protein: protein MDAKLFSLHRPRQVADRLGLDESWLLRLSEELRTAEGRSNYIREFTLFDPRPGKKPRDIISVRGDLRLAQRRLHQRLLSHSIEPTPYSHGGVRGRSIKTNAGQHARNRFVYLTDIANFYPSIHSSRINDLFKSNGCLPAVARLLTSLTTLDYHLALGLITSPILAEAIIQPVDRRIAVACDRQGLVYSRYVDDICISSKHSLHGSGIDATVRTILRQSGFKVRVSKDRFIRVDEGCAVTGVRIHRGRLSVTPSYIGELETDLSSALSFARGGQHTGLFFTKEQLWGRVQFVRWINPGRAKPLIRLFRQIPWRRYRVAASQSGLIAAKAFFAERKSSVL from the coding sequence ATGGACGCGAAATTGTTCAGCTTGCACCGTCCCCGGCAGGTCGCAGATCGTCTTGGCCTTGACGAGTCATGGTTGCTTCGTCTCTCGGAGGAACTCCGCACCGCTGAAGGACGGTCAAACTACATTCGCGAGTTTACGCTTTTTGACCCCCGGCCCGGAAAGAAACCAAGAGACATCATCTCGGTTCGCGGCGATCTTCGATTGGCTCAGCGACGTCTTCATCAACGGCTCCTGTCGCATTCCATTGAGCCGACCCCCTATAGCCACGGTGGCGTTCGTGGCCGAAGCATTAAGACGAATGCCGGGCAGCATGCACGCAACCGCTTTGTTTACCTGACAGATATCGCAAATTTCTATCCATCTATTCACAGCAGTCGCATCAACGACCTTTTTAAGTCGAATGGGTGCCTTCCTGCAGTCGCTCGATTGCTGACCAGCCTCACGACTCTCGACTACCACCTGGCACTGGGGCTTATTACCAGTCCGATTTTAGCGGAAGCCATCATCCAGCCAGTCGATCGACGAATCGCGGTCGCCTGCGATCGACAGGGGCTCGTCTATAGCCGGTACGTTGACGATATCTGTATATCGTCCAAGCACAGCCTGCACGGATCGGGAATTGACGCAACAGTTAGAACGATCCTTCGCCAATCAGGATTCAAGGTTCGAGTGTCGAAGGATCGCTTCATCCGTGTCGATGAGGGTTGTGCGGTTACGGGAGTTCGTATCCATCGTGGACGACTTTCGGTGACACCAAGTTACATCGGTGAGTTGGAGACGGATCTCAGCAGCGCGCTATCCTTCGCTCGCGGCGGTCAGCACACCGGACTCTTCTTCACAAAAGAGCAACTCTGGGGCCGCGTTCAATTCGTCCGGTGGATCAATCCCGGCCGCGCGAAACCACTGATTCGATTGTTCCGCCAAATCCCCTGGCGACGCTACCGTGTGGCGGCAAGCCAGAGCGGATTGATCGCTGCAAAGGCCTTTTTTGCTGAACGAAAAAGCTCCGTCCTTTGA
- a CDS encoding acyl-CoA dehydrogenase family protein, whose amino-acid sequence MIARSILCLAVLVIASPVFAKPQESQTYKGNSGAFSTPGEALDRVQGDHSDEIPIVVAQGEMDKLIDCKGGGACPISAALIASQGVRVMAGLPVDSQPHRTALRVFQDKPELLLGRISNDRMVILLAYLCEDLDETPVVISTVSAPNSPHAALGPKWSETDGPDLTTSPGELKILAYTVTTADGTVRGRHFVLLKTYEGGRLNFIDPGKPLKKRMFDLEYRGVPSATKRQLFFQVPNGLDKSGQTYELNTIFSIRLLVNDPNATSDSESRVETMKINIDNLAERLRASGELTSPIAWRREGAVFGLPGVDLPASVDGGGYSVAESLELFRHAGRINLNLRDVVGGAHGRPLAQASTQIAGEVLNKLVTGEAYVAVSITEPLAGSNPKEMQSKAVRYEGGFKLTGRKLWNARLRQATHIVLYTQAANGKEGEFSAFLIPIDHPGLKIVDRYAHGLTGNSFGGLEFDDMFVSQDHLIGKDGEGWKIFTRHFQYWRLMQAAAAIGCGEAALDQLADRLKTRNAFGGPIGRFSHLQQPLGEYTTKLRMALALAREAAKLLDDGNYKAATSLIDGLKAEGVEIALSACDTAMRAHGAMGYSRDVDLGDRVRDLMGLRIADGTTDVMRMSVVKNVYGSELWIMAVYGMSRNEETETEIEAGAPVTSEVSNDE is encoded by the coding sequence ATGATTGCTCGCTCAATACTCTGCCTGGCCGTACTGGTCATTGCTTCGCCGGTCTTTGCGAAACCGCAAGAGTCCCAAACGTACAAGGGGAATTCAGGGGCTTTCTCAACGCCAGGCGAAGCCCTTGACCGTGTCCAGGGGGATCATTCGGACGAGATACCGATCGTGGTCGCACAAGGCGAGATGGACAAATTGATCGACTGCAAGGGCGGTGGTGCATGTCCTATTTCGGCTGCGTTGATCGCTTCGCAGGGAGTGCGGGTGATGGCGGGGTTGCCAGTTGATTCGCAGCCGCACCGGACTGCGCTTCGCGTGTTTCAAGACAAACCGGAGTTGCTGCTGGGGCGGATCAGCAACGATCGTATGGTGATCTTGTTAGCTTATCTATGTGAAGATCTGGACGAGACGCCAGTCGTGATCTCGACAGTTTCCGCGCCGAACAGTCCTCATGCGGCGCTGGGGCCGAAATGGTCCGAAACCGATGGACCAGACCTTACGACATCGCCTGGGGAGTTGAAAATTCTCGCTTACACAGTGACGACGGCCGACGGCACGGTTCGTGGGCGTCACTTTGTTCTGCTAAAGACGTACGAGGGCGGGCGTCTGAACTTCATTGACCCCGGCAAACCGCTGAAGAAACGAATGTTCGATTTGGAATATCGCGGTGTGCCGTCGGCTACCAAGCGTCAATTGTTCTTTCAAGTTCCTAACGGTTTGGACAAGTCGGGCCAGACCTACGAGCTGAACACGATCTTTTCGATTCGGTTGCTGGTCAACGATCCGAACGCTACGTCAGACAGCGAATCAAGGGTCGAAACGATGAAGATAAACATCGACAACCTCGCCGAACGTTTGCGGGCGAGCGGCGAGTTGACGTCGCCGATTGCGTGGCGGCGCGAAGGCGCGGTGTTCGGGTTGCCCGGCGTTGATCTGCCGGCCAGTGTCGATGGTGGAGGATACTCGGTCGCTGAATCACTCGAACTGTTCCGGCACGCGGGACGCATCAATTTGAATCTTCGTGATGTGGTGGGTGGAGCCCATGGTCGACCGCTGGCACAAGCCTCCACGCAGATCGCAGGGGAGGTACTGAACAAGCTGGTCACCGGCGAGGCTTACGTTGCTGTCTCGATTACCGAACCGTTGGCTGGGTCGAACCCAAAGGAGATGCAGAGCAAGGCAGTTCGTTACGAAGGCGGTTTTAAACTCACCGGACGCAAATTATGGAATGCTCGCTTGCGACAGGCGACTCACATCGTGCTCTACACGCAGGCGGCCAATGGAAAGGAAGGTGAATTTTCGGCATTCCTGATCCCGATAGATCATCCCGGACTAAAAATTGTCGACCGATACGCACATGGACTGACCGGAAATTCATTCGGCGGTCTCGAATTCGACGACATGTTCGTCAGCCAAGACCATCTGATCGGAAAAGACGGCGAGGGCTGGAAAATCTTCACCAGACACTTTCAGTACTGGCGATTGATGCAGGCCGCTGCGGCGATCGGGTGTGGCGAAGCAGCGCTAGACCAATTGGCTGATCGACTGAAAACACGTAATGCGTTTGGCGGTCCGATCGGCCGATTCAGTCACCTGCAACAACCGCTCGGTGAATACACCACCAAATTGCGAATGGCGTTGGCATTGGCACGAGAAGCAGCGAAGTTGCTTGATGACGGCAACTACAAGGCGGCTACCTCATTGATCGACGGCTTGAAAGCCGAGGGCGTTGAGATCGCATTGTCGGCTTGCGACACCGCCATGCGTGCTCATGGTGCGATGGGTTACAGCCGAGACGTTGACCTTGGTGACCGGGTTCGCGATCTGATGGGATTGCGAATTGCCGATGGGACGACCGATGTGATGCGAATGTCAGTCGTCAAGAATGTCTACGGTTCAGAGCTTTGGATCATGGCGGTCTACGGTATGTCCAGGAACGAAGAAACCGAAACTGAAATCGAAGCAGGGGCTCCTGTCACCTCTGAGGTCAGCAATGATGAGTAA
- a CDS encoding class I SAM-dependent methyltransferase — MNDLPPLPSEQLLIDHLASSSRTSPASAIVMSPGRGQSADALIAADPSSKVTSWFVDLHRAEQAREATSADVHVICQPDLPDTSWDLALLPVLKTGEAEMNRNLIHQSWQRLAIGGELIAAVNSPKDTWLLNQLQALGPKVRCHDHATGRVYAVRKSSETFKPKNFDAEFTHRVDDRILTVHSRPSVFSHRSVDRAAAAMIRHAPIPDGSTVLELGCGNGAVAMAAAVRSQTGHAYAVDCNSRAVQCTERAAAQNQITNLTAIVNHDGLLPDVPPCDIALLNPPYYGDFRIAEHFMVTAAQKLRSGGEAYVITKQTDRYLEYDWWPLELTDRKTAQSYDLLRFTRE; from the coding sequence GTGAATGACCTGCCTCCGCTGCCGTCGGAACAACTGCTGATCGATCATTTGGCTTCTTCCTCCCGAACATCCCCCGCTTCTGCGATCGTGATGTCACCGGGACGCGGACAATCGGCCGATGCGTTGATTGCCGCTGATCCAAGTTCGAAAGTCACGAGCTGGTTTGTGGATCTGCACCGAGCCGAACAGGCTCGCGAAGCGACCTCCGCAGACGTCCATGTGATCTGCCAACCCGATCTTCCTGACACCTCGTGGGACCTCGCTTTGCTGCCAGTCTTGAAAACCGGCGAAGCGGAGATGAATCGCAACCTGATTCATCAATCCTGGCAACGATTGGCGATCGGTGGTGAACTGATCGCCGCGGTCAACTCACCCAAAGACACTTGGCTGCTGAATCAGTTGCAGGCTCTCGGGCCCAAGGTTCGATGCCACGATCATGCGACCGGCCGCGTCTATGCCGTGCGAAAGTCTTCCGAGACATTCAAACCCAAAAACTTCGACGCTGAATTCACTCACCGAGTCGACGATCGCATTCTGACGGTGCATTCCCGCCCGTCGGTGTTCTCTCATCGCTCCGTCGACCGAGCTGCCGCGGCGATGATCCGGCACGCCCCCATCCCCGATGGCTCCACCGTTCTGGAACTGGGGTGCGGCAATGGAGCCGTCGCGATGGCGGCTGCCGTGCGATCACAAACGGGTCACGCATACGCTGTCGATTGCAATTCGCGAGCCGTCCAGTGCACCGAGCGAGCGGCAGCCCAAAACCAGATCACCAACCTGACCGCCATCGTCAACCACGATGGATTGCTTCCGGACGTGCCGCCTTGCGACATCGCGTTGCTCAACCCGCCGTACTACGGCGACTTCCGAATCGCCGAGCACTTCATGGTCACCGCCGCGCAGAAACTGCGATCAGGCGGAGAGGCTTATGTCATCACCAAGCAAACTGACCGCTACCTCGAATACGACTGGTGGCCGTTGGAACTAACCGACCGCAAAACCGCCCAGTCCTACGACCTGCTGCGTTTCACCCGCGAGTAA
- a CDS encoding endo-1,4-beta-xylanase, translating to MRWWLAPVAIALLLSSLGTPATLIRAFAQESQTSAEGITLVPTAEFRLDVRPGTGSIDRQNNLITVDCPALQEEAWALQVQCEPISNSVSASDVFCVSFDARALPSNTDGLGSIHVSMATNDPWEPIEDPNGFRSFDVPNTWHPFRICFRAKRKYDANRVYASIQCAEKKQRLEIRDLKLIGLGNVPDASLPFTRLLYPGADNDAWRTEAQRSIDRHRKRDLTVRVVDAAGQPIAGATVHVQQQEHDYAFGTFVGNTPIHAGEDAAKFREQTKRWFNRVTLPRYWADWGTDRPAGVVKADATAEWAIEAGFEIKNHLLLYPQFIPDRVKQLADQPSRFQAEIETAMDAALERTRDMPIAVWDAINELRDVSLVGDVLGSDYYADVFNRGQRSQPEALWFINEYGLMTGGSERSKHLTTYIQQIEQILNSGGAVEGIGVQGHFQSDLITMPEAWKILNELSQFQLPIEITEFDVDSRDEATQAQFTRDFLTLVFAHPATTGFTTWGFWEGDMWRPHGAMIREDWTIKPNGQVWEERILNTWWTNQTVQTDAEGIATVRAFRGTHRVQAETQDWARIRTVNLLEDETVTLQIGVGGE from the coding sequence ATGCGTTGGTGGCTGGCCCCTGTGGCAATCGCTTTGCTCCTGAGTTCACTCGGGACACCGGCCACGCTCATCCGTGCGTTCGCACAAGAATCGCAAACTTCGGCGGAGGGAATCACACTCGTTCCCACCGCCGAGTTTCGATTGGACGTCCGGCCTGGCACCGGCTCGATCGACCGACAAAACAACCTGATCACGGTCGACTGCCCTGCCCTGCAAGAAGAAGCCTGGGCGCTACAGGTTCAGTGCGAGCCGATCTCAAACTCGGTGTCGGCGTCCGACGTGTTCTGTGTCTCCTTCGATGCGCGGGCACTTCCGTCTAACACGGATGGACTGGGCAGCATCCATGTTTCGATGGCGACCAACGATCCCTGGGAACCGATCGAGGACCCCAACGGGTTTCGCTCCTTCGACGTTCCCAACACCTGGCATCCGTTTCGGATTTGCTTTCGAGCCAAACGGAAATACGACGCCAATCGTGTCTACGCCTCGATCCAGTGCGCCGAGAAAAAGCAACGCCTCGAAATTCGCGATCTGAAATTGATCGGGTTGGGAAATGTCCCCGACGCCAGTCTGCCCTTCACGCGGTTGCTCTACCCAGGCGCGGACAACGATGCCTGGCGAACCGAAGCTCAGCGCAGCATCGATCGTCATCGTAAACGCGACCTCACCGTTCGAGTTGTCGACGCCGCTGGTCAGCCGATCGCTGGTGCAACCGTTCACGTCCAGCAGCAAGAGCACGACTACGCATTCGGAACGTTCGTCGGCAACACACCCATTCATGCCGGCGAAGATGCCGCCAAATTTCGTGAGCAAACCAAGCGTTGGTTCAACCGTGTCACCCTGCCGCGTTACTGGGCGGACTGGGGAACGGATCGTCCCGCCGGGGTTGTCAAAGCTGATGCGACCGCCGAGTGGGCGATCGAAGCCGGCTTTGAAATCAAGAACCACTTGCTACTGTACCCGCAGTTCATTCCCGATCGAGTCAAGCAATTGGCCGATCAACCCTCGCGATTCCAGGCCGAAATCGAAACCGCGATGGACGCCGCTCTGGAACGCACCCGTGACATGCCGATCGCAGTCTGGGATGCGATCAACGAACTTCGCGATGTGTCGCTGGTGGGCGATGTCTTAGGAAGCGACTACTACGCCGACGTCTTCAATCGGGGGCAGCGATCGCAACCCGAGGCCCTCTGGTTCATCAACGAATATGGATTGATGACCGGTGGCAGCGAGCGATCCAAACATCTCACAACTTACATCCAGCAGATCGAACAAATCTTGAACAGCGGCGGGGCCGTGGAAGGCATCGGTGTCCAAGGACACTTCCAATCCGACCTGATCACAATGCCCGAAGCCTGGAAAATCCTCAACGAACTCTCGCAGTTCCAGTTGCCCATTGAGATCACCGAGTTCGACGTCGACTCCCGTGACGAAGCCACCCAAGCCCAGTTCACTCGCGATTTTCTCACGCTGGTGTTCGCTCACCCTGCGACCACCGGGTTCACGACCTGGGGTTTTTGGGAAGGCGACATGTGGCGTCCCCACGGCGCCATGATCCGGGAGGACTGGACAATCAAACCCAACGGTCAGGTTTGGGAAGAACGGATTCTCAACACCTGGTGGACCAACCAAACCGTTCAAACGGATGCCGAAGGCATCGCCACCGTCCGAGCCTTTCGTGGCACACATCGCGTTCAAGCCGAAACCCAAGACTGGGCTCGGATTCGAACCGTGAATCTACTGGAGGACGAAACTGTCACCTTGCAAATTGGAGTTGGCGGTGAATGA
- the tyrS gene encoding tyrosine--tRNA ligase: MTTSNATNSLIEDLRWRGLLNQTTDENGIAELLNSGPQTIYIGFDPTATSLHVGGMMQLMMLRRFQRAGHNPIALVGGATGMIGDPSGKSEERNLLSADQLQKNVDGVAAQMRHFLDFEGDNAAKLLNNFDWMKNYSYLEFLRDVGKNFPVGAMMGKESVRSRLESEAGLSYTEFSYMLLQAYDFVNLAQTHDCRIQAGGSDQWGNITAGIDLGRRMLGKQLFGITAPLLTTSDGRKMGKTESGAVWLDPERTSPYAFYQYWINVADEDVMRCLAYLTEIERAEYDELEDKTKNDPGQRTAQKRLAQWLTELVHGETGVRSAQRATQILFGGEIGDTTDAQLQEIFADVPSCDVPRSALEGEGLWIVEALQTAKLCNSGGDARRALSEGGVYVNNARVEDVQKRLVADDLDGRSVLVLRRGKRKYALLKIQD, encoded by the coding sequence ATGACCACCTCCAACGCCACCAATTCACTGATCGAAGATCTCCGCTGGCGTGGTTTGCTGAATCAAACCACCGATGAAAACGGAATCGCCGAGCTGCTCAATTCCGGCCCGCAAACGATCTACATCGGGTTCGACCCCACGGCAACCTCGCTGCACGTCGGCGGCATGATGCAGTTGATGATGCTGCGTCGCTTCCAGCGTGCCGGCCACAATCCGATTGCCTTGGTTGGTGGTGCCACCGGAATGATCGGCGACCCCAGCGGCAAAAGCGAAGAACGCAATCTGCTGTCGGCGGATCAACTTCAAAAGAACGTCGATGGTGTCGCTGCTCAAATGCGTCACTTCCTCGACTTCGAAGGCGACAACGCAGCCAAGTTGCTGAACAACTTCGACTGGATGAAGAATTACTCTTACCTCGAGTTCCTTCGCGACGTCGGCAAGAACTTTCCCGTCGGTGCGATGATGGGCAAAGAATCCGTCCGCAGTCGATTGGAAAGCGAGGCCGGCCTGAGCTACACCGAATTCAGCTACATGCTCTTGCAGGCTTACGACTTCGTGAACCTGGCCCAGACTCATGACTGCCGCATCCAAGCCGGTGGCAGCGACCAATGGGGAAACATCACTGCCGGAATCGACCTGGGCCGACGCATGCTGGGCAAGCAATTGTTCGGCATCACGGCACCTCTGCTGACAACCAGCGACGGTCGCAAGATGGGCAAGACCGAATCCGGCGCCGTGTGGCTGGATCCCGAGCGGACCAGCCCTTACGCATTCTACCAGTACTGGATCAATGTCGCCGATGAAGACGTGATGCGCTGCCTGGCCTACCTGACCGAAATCGAGCGAGCCGAATACGACGAACTCGAAGACAAGACCAAGAACGATCCCGGTCAACGCACCGCGCAGAAACGACTGGCTCAGTGGCTGACCGAATTGGTTCACGGCGAAACCGGAGTCCGATCGGCTCAACGAGCCACCCAGATTCTGTTCGGTGGCGAAATCGGCGACACCACGGATGCCCAATTGCAAGAGATTTTTGCGGACGTTCCCTCCTGCGACGTGCCACGGTCGGCACTCGAAGGCGAAGGTTTGTGGATTGTCGAAGCACTGCAAACAGCGAAGCTCTGCAACAGCGGCGGGGACGCTCGCCGGGCGCTGTCCGAAGGCGGCGTGTACGTCAACAACGCTCGCGTCGAAGACGTGCAAAAACGCTTGGTCGCCGATGACCTGGACGGCCGCTCCGTCTTGGTTCTTCGCCGCGGCAAACGCAAATACGCCCTGCTCAAGATCCAAGATTGA